A part of Halorientalis sp. LT38 genomic DNA contains:
- a CDS encoding halocyanin domain-containing protein yields the protein MESSRRRVLSLGGVLAGSLGGCLQFTDPSDRPSNEELEVTATQTPTPSPAERALEGDTLEWLGSAAENSFGDRTGQATATVSVGTDTSNEREFDPAVLRISTGTTVRWAWTGEGGTHNIFAASEAFDSGAVSAAADATFEHTFETAGTYRYYCQPHEGAGARGVVVVESE from the coding sequence ATGGAGTCGAGTCGACGACGAGTACTGTCCCTGGGTGGCGTCCTCGCGGGTTCTCTGGGCGGGTGCTTGCAGTTCACCGATCCGTCCGATCGGCCGTCGAACGAAGAGCTCGAAGTGACTGCGACGCAGACCCCGACGCCGTCACCTGCCGAGAGGGCGCTCGAGGGCGACACTCTGGAGTGGCTCGGGAGCGCGGCGGAGAACAGTTTCGGCGACAGGACCGGCCAGGCGACGGCGACCGTCTCCGTCGGTACCGACACGTCGAACGAACGAGAGTTCGATCCAGCCGTCCTTCGGATCTCCACCGGAACGACCGTCCGCTGGGCGTGGACCGGCGAGGGCGGAACACACAACATTTTCGCGGCGAGCGAGGCGTTCGATTCCGGTGCAGTCAGCGCCGCCGCCGACGCGACCTTCGAGCACACGTTCGAGACAGCCGGCACGTATCGGTACTACTGTCAACCGCACGAAGGTGCCGGAGCGCGCGGTGTCGTCGTGGTCGAATCCGAGTGA